One Photobacterium sp. TY1-4 genomic window carries:
- a CDS encoding FAD-binding oxidoreductase, which produces MSQLEAATIEKFKAHFQGTICLPKDDKYDELRAIWNAMIDRKPAVIAQCISAECVVQAVNFAREHDLLVSIRGGGHNIAGNAVCDGGIMIDLSLMNNVVVNPNTRRAIVEPGCTLGDFDAAAQAHGLATPLGINSTTGVAGLTLGGGFGWLSRKYGMTVDNLLAVNMVTADGHQVRASATENEDLFWGVRGGGGNFGVVTSFEFALHPVGPEVLSGLIVFPFAQAKQILTQFARFTETMPDELNVWMVTRKAPPLPFLPEVVHGTEIIALAVFYAGDPAEGEALIAPLRGFGTPLGEHVGVQPFVDWQQAFDPLLTPGARNYWKSHNFATLTDEALDVLIEYAGQLPSDQCEIFIGTIGAQTGRVAADAMAYSSRDANYVMNVHARWETAAEDEACIGWSRAFFAKSQPFASGGAYINFLTQDEGDRIAFAYGSTYERLVAIKKKYDPANLFRMNQNIKPD; this is translated from the coding sequence ATGAGCCAGCTAGAAGCGGCAACGATCGAGAAGTTTAAAGCGCATTTTCAGGGGACCATTTGTCTCCCCAAAGATGATAAATATGACGAACTGCGAGCGATCTGGAATGCGATGATCGACCGGAAACCGGCGGTGATTGCACAGTGTATCTCCGCCGAGTGCGTGGTGCAGGCGGTGAATTTTGCCCGGGAGCATGATCTGCTGGTGTCCATTCGCGGCGGCGGCCATAACATTGCCGGGAATGCGGTGTGTGACGGCGGGATCATGATTGATCTTTCACTGATGAACAATGTGGTGGTCAATCCCAACACCCGGCGGGCCATTGTTGAGCCCGGTTGTACCCTGGGAGATTTTGATGCAGCCGCGCAGGCACACGGGCTGGCCACACCTCTGGGGATTAACTCAACCACCGGGGTGGCTGGCCTGACGCTCGGCGGCGGGTTTGGCTGGCTGAGCCGGAAATACGGTATGACCGTGGATAACCTGCTGGCGGTGAATATGGTCACGGCAGATGGCCATCAGGTTCGGGCCAGCGCGACCGAGAATGAAGATTTGTTTTGGGGCGTCCGGGGCGGTGGCGGTAATTTCGGTGTGGTCACCAGCTTTGAGTTTGCACTGCACCCGGTTGGCCCGGAGGTGTTGAGTGGGTTGATCGTGTTCCCGTTTGCACAGGCGAAGCAGATCCTGACGCAGTTTGCCCGCTTTACTGAAACCATGCCGGACGAGTTGAATGTCTGGATGGTGACCCGCAAGGCACCACCACTGCCGTTCTTGCCGGAAGTGGTTCACGGCACTGAAATTATCGCGTTAGCTGTTTTTTATGCCGGTGATCCGGCCGAAGGCGAAGCTTTGATTGCACCGCTGCGCGGATTCGGGACGCCGCTGGGGGAACATGTCGGTGTGCAGCCCTTTGTCGACTGGCAGCAGGCGTTCGATCCCTTACTCACCCCTGGGGCCCGGAATTATTGGAAGTCTCATAACTTTGCCACCCTAACGGACGAAGCGCTGGATGTGCTGATTGAATACGCCGGTCAGTTGCCCTCCGATCAATGTGAGATTTTTATCGGGACCATTGGAGCGCAAACTGGACGCGTTGCAGCGGATGCAATGGCCTATTCCAGTAGGGATGCCAACTATGTCATGAACGTACATGCCCGCTGGGAGACGGCCGCGGAGGATGAAGCCTGTATCGGCTGGTCGCGGGCGTTCTTTGCCAAATCCCAGCCGTTTGCCAGCGGCGGGGCCTATATCAATTTCCTGACTCAGGACGAAGGCGATCGGATCGCATTTGCCTACGGCAGCACCTATGAACGGCTGGTGGCGATCAAGAAAAAATATGATCCGGCCAATCTGTTCCGGATGAACCAGAATATCAAGCCGGACTGA
- a CDS encoding acetoacetate decarboxylase family protein — MKKRTLLHPMMLVLILCFSAGAAATDKDFVIYGETTALVGLCQAEKAQQFVRNPDWETVTIPNTTQTVCILYIQQVKDSSVGRYTETVNTFLVKRKDAPPLPLKTPGDLTDPVQAMDYLQAALYTLGVATYPDQVAGLPHQYGFYNHHLLLDNPDAIQAGKTQWGYPKQQALLSYKAPAKQAMRALQVWEPVRQSGRLHHKEMVLQVWFDLREAVAMPLESTGDNILPSSPWTPDGKLAQLSGTLSTQGENGLVAPFQGELTVGRSFTETAVALRTTGFNPKMVLLFQDLKGTARPLYDKPHSI; from the coding sequence ATGAAAAAACGCACTTTGCTCCACCCCATGATGCTGGTTTTAATCTTATGCTTTAGCGCTGGTGCTGCTGCCACTGACAAGGACTTTGTGATCTATGGTGAAACCACAGCCCTGGTCGGCCTCTGCCAAGCTGAGAAGGCACAGCAATTTGTCCGAAACCCGGATTGGGAAACCGTCACTATTCCGAACACCACCCAAACCGTCTGTATTTTGTATATTCAGCAGGTCAAAGACAGCTCGGTCGGCCGCTATACCGAGACCGTCAATACATTCCTGGTAAAACGAAAGGACGCGCCGCCGTTGCCGCTCAAAACACCGGGAGATCTGACAGATCCCGTCCAGGCCATGGACTATCTGCAAGCAGCTCTGTACACCTTGGGCGTCGCCACTTATCCGGATCAGGTTGCCGGACTTCCCCATCAGTACGGTTTTTATAATCATCATCTGCTGCTGGATAACCCGGATGCGATCCAAGCCGGTAAAACGCAGTGGGGTTACCCGAAACAACAGGCTTTACTGAGCTACAAAGCCCCCGCAAAACAGGCCATGCGGGCGCTGCAAGTCTGGGAGCCGGTGAGACAATCAGGCCGACTGCATCACAAGGAAATGGTCCTTCAGGTTTGGTTCGATTTACGGGAAGCTGTCGCGATGCCGCTGGAGTCTACCGGTGATAATATTTTACCGAGTTCACCCTGGACACCGGATGGCAAACTGGCGCAACTCTCCGGTACCCTGAGTACCCAGGGAGAAAACGGTCTGGTGGCCCCTTTCCAGGGTGAGTTGACGGTCGGACGTTCCTTTACCGAAACCGCAGTTGCCTTAAGAACGACCGGCTTCAACCCGAAAATGGTCCTGCTGTTTCAGGATCTCAAAGGCACAGCCCGTCCGCTCTACGACAAACCGCATTCGATCTAG
- the rfaH gene encoding transcription/translation regulatory transformer protein RfaH → MKKWYLLYCKNNEIERAIINLERVGVACYTPFVNKDVIRRGKKVSVKTALFPSYLFIHFDYERGPSFTTIRSTRGVADFIRFGQMPKEIPAELITQIQLRNVHADVAFIAGDKVSINEGALQEIQAIFLEPDGEKRSMLLIQMINRDVKVSVENRNIRKVV, encoded by the coding sequence ATGAAAAAGTGGTATTTACTCTACTGCAAAAATAATGAAATTGAGCGAGCGATTATTAATTTGGAACGGGTGGGCGTGGCTTGTTATACCCCCTTCGTCAATAAGGACGTCATTCGGCGAGGTAAGAAAGTCTCGGTCAAAACAGCGTTGTTTCCATCTTATTTATTTATTCATTTTGATTATGAACGCGGGCCGAGTTTTACCACGATTCGTTCGACAAGAGGCGTTGCGGATTTTATTCGATTTGGTCAGATGCCCAAAGAAATACCGGCTGAGCTGATCACCCAGATCCAGCTTCGCAATGTACACGCTGATGTGGCGTTTATCGCCGGTGATAAAGTGAGTATTAATGAAGGCGCATTACAGGAAATTCAGGCGATTTTCCTCGAGCCGGATGGCGAGAAACGCTCCATGCTGCTCATCCAGATGATTAACCGGGATGTGAAAGTGAGCGTGGAAAATAGAAATATCCGTAAAGTTGTATAA
- the rnk gene encoding nucleoside diphosphate kinase regulator has product MTQQPRIIISSLDAERLDNLLETLPDAAFPGKAALEAELDRAEIAAPQDIPSTVVTMNSTVRFAVESSEKTFCLTLVYPNETEGKADRISILAPVGSALLGLSVGDTIEWPKPGGGILHVQIEEIVYQPERSGDYSR; this is encoded by the coding sequence ATGACCCAACAACCCCGTATCATCATCTCTTCACTGGATGCCGAAAGGCTGGATAACCTGCTGGAAACCCTGCCGGATGCGGCATTTCCCGGTAAAGCTGCGCTGGAAGCGGAACTGGATCGCGCCGAGATTGCGGCGCCACAGGACATCCCGTCGACCGTCGTGACCATGAACTCCACGGTCCGTTTCGCGGTGGAATCCTCGGAGAAAACCTTTTGCCTGACGTTGGTGTATCCGAATGAAACAGAAGGTAAAGCGGACCGCATTTCAATCCTGGCCCCGGTCGGCAGTGCCCTGCTGGGACTCTCGGTCGGTGATACCATTGAGTGGCCAAAACCGGGGGGCGGCATCTTGCATGTGCAGATCGAGGAGATTGTCTACCAACCTGAGCGTAGCGGTGACTACAGCCGTTAA
- a CDS encoding methyl-accepting chemotaxis protein, which produces MNLRKTIFTVFIIPTILLLGVIGYQIKQANQQVAETGLSLETVTLFELYDDVAHQFAVERGLTAGVIAAKGQSQQQGALLAQRKKADAAYQHLLAFSPQYLDPALVTTLLGDVKSELDRREAIRRQVDSLSLKESPFAFYSNINKLALDNLAVVMTQISDPDLKQDMQGLWALLVIKEQAGMARGALNGVFAGKQSTPERYTQITNYLSAERYALRQARVLLDGKSLQQLQSILNESVWQQVISIQQQFLAQKDNLSVIEGPEASVWFPLATQRIGLVKALRDDVAGSIREHALHHQAEATLIRNGMIGVILFLVLPLVLLTVKIVNNVRERVEQFTAQLDRMASNNDLSIRLDDGRRDEFGRIASHVDHLASSLSETLDKTLRFASQTEKEMAAMVDLVAKAKDSSQQTHLRCDNIATAMTEMAQTSEEVAGITVDAQHSTDQVKENAEACFEHSDRSFQSATELLENVDQTFACIEALEKQMGSVTEILDTINAISEQTNLLALNAAIEAARAGEQGRGFAVVADEVRTLAQRSKQSTEDIRQLLEGIGQNAKDSFDNMQQSREASYEAQEVVSDTKSLVEKLILAVNEIAQFNVSIATASTQQSQTAKSVDTDVDELLDLADHTKKTIADIHQEMELVQGRMAELMEEVSHFTIAQSGEAPMRMTAR; this is translated from the coding sequence ATGAATTTGCGTAAAACAATTTTTACCGTATTTATTATTCCTACTATTTTATTGCTCGGTGTGATCGGCTATCAAATCAAACAGGCCAATCAGCAGGTGGCGGAGACGGGGCTGTCACTGGAAACCGTGACTCTGTTTGAGCTGTATGATGACGTTGCGCATCAGTTTGCGGTTGAGCGCGGTCTGACCGCTGGGGTGATTGCCGCGAAGGGGCAAAGCCAACAGCAGGGTGCCCTGCTGGCGCAAAGGAAAAAGGCAGATGCGGCTTATCAGCACCTGCTGGCTTTCTCACCGCAATATTTGGATCCTGCTTTAGTGACGACCTTATTGGGGGATGTGAAATCTGAGCTGGATCGGCGTGAGGCGATTCGTCGCCAGGTTGATAGCTTATCCCTGAAGGAATCCCCGTTTGCGTTTTATTCAAACATCAACAAGCTGGCGCTGGATAATCTGGCGGTGGTGATGACTCAGATCAGTGATCCGGATTTGAAGCAGGACATGCAGGGACTGTGGGCACTGCTGGTGATTAAAGAGCAGGCCGGTATGGCCCGGGGGGCCCTGAATGGCGTCTTTGCCGGAAAGCAGTCGACACCGGAGCGTTACACGCAGATCACTAATTATCTTAGTGCCGAGCGATATGCCTTGCGTCAGGCCAGAGTTTTGCTGGATGGCAAGAGTCTGCAACAGTTGCAGTCGATCCTCAATGAGTCGGTCTGGCAGCAGGTGATATCGATTCAGCAACAGTTTTTGGCGCAGAAAGACAACCTCTCTGTCATTGAAGGGCCGGAAGCATCGGTCTGGTTCCCGCTGGCCACCCAACGGATTGGTTTGGTGAAAGCGCTGCGGGATGACGTGGCCGGATCGATTCGGGAGCATGCGTTGCATCACCAGGCGGAAGCAACGTTGATCCGCAACGGGATGATTGGGGTGATCCTGTTTCTGGTGTTGCCGTTGGTCCTGCTGACGGTGAAAATTGTCAACAACGTGCGCGAGCGGGTTGAGCAGTTTACCGCGCAGTTGGATCGCATGGCGTCGAATAACGACTTGAGTATCCGTCTGGATGACGGTCGGCGGGATGAATTTGGCCGGATCGCCAGTCATGTCGATCACCTGGCGAGTAGTTTGAGTGAGACGTTAGACAAGACATTGCGCTTCGCCAGCCAGACGGAGAAAGAGATGGCGGCAATGGTTGATTTGGTGGCTAAAGCGAAAGACTCCAGCCAACAGACTCACCTGCGCTGCGATAATATCGCCACGGCGATGACGGAAATGGCCCAGACCAGTGAGGAGGTGGCCGGGATCACCGTGGATGCGCAGCACAGTACGGATCAGGTGAAAGAAAACGCCGAAGCCTGTTTTGAACACAGTGATCGTTCATTCCAGTCAGCCACGGAGCTGCTCGAAAATGTCGACCAGACGTTCGCCTGTATTGAGGCGCTGGAGAAGCAGATGGGCAGCGTGACGGAAATCCTGGATACGATTAATGCGATCTCGGAACAGACCAACCTGTTGGCACTGAACGCTGCCATTGAAGCAGCCCGTGCGGGTGAGCAGGGACGGGGCTTTGCTGTGGTGGCGGATGAGGTCCGGACGTTGGCACAACGCAGCAAGCAATCGACGGAAGACATCCGCCAGCTGCTGGAGGGGATTGGCCAGAATGCCAAAGACTCCTTTGACAATATGCAGCAAAGCCGTGAAGCCAGTTACGAAGCCCAGGAAGTGGTGTCGGATACCAAGTCTTTGGTGGAAAAACTAATCTTGGCGGTGAATGAAATTGCCCAGTTCAACGTTAGCATTGCCACGGCTTCCACCCAGCAATCGCAAACGGCGAAAAGTGTCGATACGGATGTGGATGAATTGTTGGATCTGGCGGATCATACCAAAAAGACCATTGCCGATATTCATCAGGAAATGGAACTGGTGCAAGGCCGGATGGCTGAGTTGATGGAAGAAGTCAGTCACTTTACGATTGCGCAGTCCGGCGAAGCGCCGATGCGAATGACGGCCCGATAG